From the Lolium rigidum isolate FL_2022 chromosome 2, APGP_CSIRO_Lrig_0.1, whole genome shotgun sequence genome, one window contains:
- the LOC124692374 gene encoding transmembrane 9 superfamily member 1-like: MASVGGAAAAASALFFAFLLPLLAGASESDHKYQAEAPVTLWVNKVGPYNNPQETYNYYSLPFCHRSDNPVHKWGGLGEVLGGNELIDSQIDIKFKKNVDKDTICSMELDFEKAKQLSDAIENSYWFEFFIDDLPLWGFVGEADRNNDNKYFVFTHKTIFIKYNGNQIIHVNLTQESPKLVDAGKALDMTYSVKWEPTNVTFAHRFDVYLDYPFFEHQIHWFSIFNSFMMVIFLSGLVSMILMRTLRNDYAKYARDDEDLETLERDVNEESGWKLVHGDVFRPPRSLALLSALVGIGTQLSALILLVIILAIIGMLYIGRGAIVTTFIVCYALTSFISGYVSGALYSRHGGKNWIKSMIMTASLFPFMCFGIGLVLNTVAIFYGSLAAIPFGTMVVMFILWAFISFPLALLGTVVGRNWSGAPNNPCRVKTIPRPIPEKKWYLTPSVIALMGGLLPFGSIFIEMYFVFTSFWNYKVYYVYGFMLLVVLILIIVTICVTIVGTYFLLNAENYHWQWTSFFSAASTAVYVYLYSIYYYNVKTKMSGFFQTSFYFGYTLMFCLGLGTLCGAVGYLGSTLFVRRIYRNIKCD; encoded by the exons ATGGCCTCCGTCGGTGGCGCCGCTGCGGCGGCGTCCGCCCTCTTCTTCGCctttctcctccccctcctcgccggcgcctcCGAGTCCGACCACAAG TACCAAGCGGAAGCCCCGGTTACGCTCTGGGTGAACAAGGTTGGCCCCTATAACAACCCGCAGGAGACGTACAACTACTACAGCCTTCCATTTTGCCACAGGTCAGATAACCCTGTGCATAAATGGGGAGGGCTTGGGGAGGTCCTTGGTGGGAATGAACTGATCGATAGCCAGATTGACATAAAATTCAAAA AGAATGTTGATAAGGACACCATATGTTCGATGGaacttgattttgaaaaggccaaGCAATTATCGGATGCAATTGAGAACTCATACTGGTTCGAATTCTTCATTG ATGATTTGCCTCTGTGGG GTTTTGTTGGAGAGGCAGATAGAAACAACGACAATAAATATTTTGTTTTCACTCACAAAACTATTTTCATCAAATACAATGGCAATCAG ATTATCCATGTTAATCTTACTCAAGAAAGTCCAAAGCTTGTTGATGCTGGTAAGGCATTGGATATGACATATTCTGTCAAGTGGGAACCAACCAATGTAACGTTTGCTCACCGCTTTGATGTCTACCTTGACTATCCTTTCTTTGAACACCAG ATTCATTGGTTCTCAATATTCAATTCTTTTATGATGGTTATCTTTCTCAGTGGGCTAGTGTCGATGATACTGATGCGCACTCTAAGGAATGATTATGCAAAGTACGCCCGTGACGATGAGGATCTGGAAACCCTG GAAAGGGATGTCAATGAAGAATCTGGGTGGAAGCTTGTACATGGGGATGTTTTCCGGCCTCCTCGCAGTTTAGCTCTTCTTTCAGCTCTTGTTGGCATCGGTACACAGTTGTCAGCTCTTATTCTGCTAGTGATTATATTGGCAATCATCGGAATGCTGTACATTGG GCGAGGAGCCATTGTCACGACATTCATTGTCTGCTATGCCCTTACTTCATTCATTTCTGGATATGTTAGTGGCGCATTGTACTCACGGCATGGAG GAAAAAACTGGATAAAGTCAATGATCATGACAGCATCGCTGTTCCCATTTATGTGCTTTGGAATTGGTCTAGTGCTCAACACTGTTGCTATATTCTACGGATCATTAGCTGCCATACCATTTGGTACAATGGTTGTTATGTTCATCTTGTGGGCCTTCATCTCTTTTCCTCTTGCTCTTTTGGGAACTGTTGTTGGTAGAAACTGGAGCGGTGCCCCAAATAATCCATGCAGAGTGAAGACTATTCCCCGTCCTATCCCTGAGAAGAAATGGTACCTCACGCCTTCTGTAATTGCTCTTATGGGAGGACTGCTTCCTTTCGGCAGTATCTTCATTGAGATGTACTTTGTCTTCACGTCGTTTTGGAATTACAag GTATACTACGTGTACGGATTCATGTTGCTGGTCGTCTTGATCCTCATAATTGTCACAATCTGTGTAACGATTGTTGGTACATACTTCTTGCTAAATGCTGAGAACTACCACTGGCAATGGACTTCATTCTTCTCCGCTGCTTCCACCGCTGTTTATGTTTACCTCtactccatatattattacaacGTGAAGACCAAGATGTCAGGATTCTTCCAGACAAGCTTCTACTTCGGCTACACTCTGATGTTCTGCCTAGGTTTAGGAACGCTTTGCG GTGCTGTAGGATATCTTGGCTCTACCTTGTTTGTGAGAAGGATATACAGGAATATAAAGTGTGACTGA
- the LOC124690131 gene encoding DEAD-box ATP-dependent RNA helicase 27-like has product MSPTAATMGSAIRGEESEETVYDTAADVESGEEMQELEQQEEAGDEEPANAEGLHLGYCIVPSEKRFLVLHAFLKRKLSKKVMVIFSSCSSVKFHAELLGSLQMECAGIHEKQKQKKRAATFSNFCNSEKGILLCTNVAARGLDIPDVDYIVQYDPLNKLQDYIHNAEQTARAEKGKGSVILFLLPQELEFLISLTAANIRLTEYELHNKNVPSLQSNFEKIVGENYFLHQLAQEAYRSYILAYNSNAMKKNFNVHGLNFKDVAASFSIRNPPKVNIDPERRDKKKVGGGGKRQRINAAA; this is encoded by the exons ATGTCGCCCACAGCCGCAACCATGGGCTCCGCAATACG CGGCGAGGAGTCGGAGGAAACAGTCTACGATACCGCTGCCGACGTGGAATCCGGCGAGGAGATGCAGGAGctagagcagcaggaggaggctgGGGACGAGGAGCCA GCTAATGCCGAAGGCTTACACCTGGGATACTGCATCGTTCCTAGCGAGAAGAGGTTTCTGGTTTTACACGCTTTCCTGAAGAGGAAACTGTCCAAGAAGGTCATGGTGATCTTTTCATCATGTAGTTCAGTCAAGTTCCATGCAGAACTCCTAGGTTCTCTGCAGATGGAGTGTGCTGGCATCCATGAGAAACAAAAGCAGAAGAAACGAGCTGCAACATTCTCCAACTTCTGCAACTCAGAAAAGGGTATCTTACTCTGCACAAATGTGGCAGCTCGTGGCCTTGATATTCCTGATGTG GATTATATTGTGCAATACGATCCTCTAAACAAACTACAG GATTACATTCACAATGCTGAACAAACTGCACGtgctgaaaaaggaaaaggaagcgTAATATTGTTCTTACTTCCCCAAGAACTGGAGTTTCTTATTTCCCTAACG GCAGCCAACATCCGTCTCACCGAATACGAGCTCCACAACAAGAATGTGCCAAGTTTGCAATCAAATTTT GAGAAAATTGTTGGCGAGAACTACTTCCTACATCAGTTAGCTCAAGAAGCATACAGATCGTACATTCTAGCATACAACTCAAATGCCATGAAGAAAAATTTCAATGTTCATGGTCTCAATTTTAAG GACGTAGCTGCATCATTCTCCATCAGGAACCCTCCAAAAGTCAATATTGACCCGGAGAGGAGAGATAAGAAGAAAGTGGGTGGTGGTGGGAAGAGGCAGCGCATCAACGCGGCAGCTTAA